The following are from one region of the Streptomyces fradiae genome:
- a CDS encoding DUF4241 domain-containing protein, which translates to MEWVGDPRLAAGPEAAAYLEAAFTPGAELGTVYDDPTTPVVVTGIEELTTIRVPSGRLVVDAPWHDDEAYDYQRGLPTTPPRELAVRIRPGTYRVEIAWTAGPYEFMGEHCDGIERAATRLCLSDEPVVGWEMGLGVEDDIDRLQPGEEPRFFSDANVGCFADAGAWTALSAPFRTFSDDVPVPRSSEQLADGCERVRDASHQADLVTFEAESGGIVWLGRTKTGDVAAIVVTTGMPGAKA; encoded by the coding sequence ATGGAGTGGGTCGGGGATCCTAGGCTGGCAGCCGGGCCTGAGGCCGCCGCGTACCTGGAGGCAGCGTTCACGCCCGGCGCTGAGCTGGGCACGGTGTACGACGATCCGACGACGCCGGTCGTCGTCACGGGCATCGAGGAGCTTACGACGATCCGTGTGCCCAGTGGCCGGCTCGTCGTCGATGCGCCCTGGCACGACGACGAGGCCTATGACTACCAGAGAGGGCTGCCGACAACGCCTCCGCGGGAGCTGGCGGTGAGGATTCGCCCAGGGACCTACCGAGTGGAGATCGCGTGGACGGCGGGCCCGTACGAGTTCATGGGCGAGCACTGCGACGGCATCGAGCGTGCCGCGACCCGCTTGTGCCTCAGCGACGAACCCGTCGTCGGGTGGGAAATGGGCCTGGGTGTCGAGGACGACATCGACCGGCTTCAGCCGGGCGAAGAGCCCCGGTTCTTCTCCGACGCCAATGTCGGCTGCTTTGCCGACGCAGGCGCGTGGACGGCCTTGTCCGCGCCGTTTCGCACGTTCAGCGATGACGTCCCTGTGCCGCGCAGTAGCGAGCAGCTGGCCGACGGTTGCGAGCGGGTGCGCGATGCGTCACACCAAGCCGACCTGGTCACCTTCGAGGCCGAATCGGGCGGCATCGTGTGGCTCGGGCGCACGAAGACCGGCGACGTGGCAGCGATCGTCGTCACCACCGGCATGCCCGGCGCGAAAGCCTGA
- a CDS encoding helix-turn-helix domain-containing protein has translation MEQRPGAVGPRLRELRRGRGMTLAELSAETGINESTLSRLEGGARKPTLELLLPLAEVYAVPLDELVGAPRTGDPRIRLKPVTRGGLTYVPLSRPGGVQAHKVLIPARPGTEPQLQTHGGFEWVYVLGGRLRLLLGERSLVLKAGEAAEFDAHVPHWLGPDDERTVELLVLFGPQGERAHLRARTA, from the coding sequence TTGGAGCAACGTCCTGGAGCGGTCGGTCCGCGGCTGCGGGAGCTGCGGCGCGGGCGGGGCATGACGCTGGCCGAGCTCTCCGCGGAGACCGGGATCAACGAGAGCACGCTCTCCCGCCTCGAGGGCGGGGCGCGCAAGCCGACCCTGGAGCTGCTCCTTCCGCTCGCCGAGGTGTACGCCGTACCGCTGGACGAACTGGTCGGCGCGCCGCGCACCGGCGATCCGCGGATCCGTCTCAAACCGGTCACCCGCGGCGGACTGACCTACGTGCCGCTCAGCCGCCCCGGCGGTGTCCAGGCGCACAAGGTGCTGATCCCGGCCCGGCCGGGCACGGAGCCGCAGCTGCAGACGCACGGCGGCTTCGAGTGGGTCTACGTCCTCGGGGGCAGGCTGCGGCTGCTCCTGGGCGAGCGGAGCCTGGTCCTCAAGGCCGGTGAGGCGGCCGAGTTCGACGCACATGTCCCGCACTGGCTCGGCCCCGACGACGAACGGACCGTGGAACTCCTCGTGCTGTTCGGGCCGCAGGGGGAGCGGGCCCACCTCAGGGCCCGCACCGCCTGA
- a CDS encoding SMP-30/gluconolactonase/LRE family protein yields MSHSIHRRTFLAAATAALATTAAAPAAWAAGASPGRAPRITTAFALTGDRVYPEGIALDPRNGDVYVGSYADGSVQRAVPGARSAEVFLPAGADGRATANGLKVDTAGRLWVTDSTSGVAVYDLRDRSLVARLDVPDDAPRFVNDLVITPDGTACLTDSIRAVIYRVTPADLARTRGGRAPLTPWCDLNGLITPRPAGGFSLNGVTTDGRHLFVVDMPVGELFRIDLRSGAVRRVALHGGDVTHGDGLELAGRTLWVAHNTSQTISRWRLTPDGGAAHLEHQVTDPSLQIPTTLVRDRGRLLVVRSQFDKGGPMGPGTPEAPFTVAEVRGL; encoded by the coding sequence GTGTCCCACTCGATCCACCGTCGTACCTTCCTGGCCGCCGCCACTGCAGCGCTGGCCACCACCGCGGCAGCGCCGGCTGCTTGGGCGGCCGGCGCGAGCCCGGGGAGGGCACCGAGGATCACCACGGCCTTCGCACTCACCGGCGACCGCGTGTACCCCGAGGGCATCGCGCTCGACCCGCGCAACGGAGATGTGTACGTCGGCTCCTACGCCGACGGCTCCGTCCAGCGGGCTGTACCGGGAGCCCGCTCCGCCGAGGTCTTCCTGCCCGCCGGAGCCGACGGCCGAGCCACCGCCAACGGGCTCAAGGTGGATACGGCCGGGCGCTTGTGGGTGACCGACTCGACGAGCGGTGTCGCCGTCTACGACCTGCGCGACCGCTCCCTCGTGGCCCGCCTCGACGTCCCGGACGACGCACCGCGGTTCGTCAACGACCTGGTCATCACGCCCGACGGCACCGCCTGTCTGACCGACAGCATCCGGGCGGTGATCTACCGGGTCACGCCCGCCGACCTCGCCCGCACCCGCGGCGGCCGTGCACCGCTGACGCCCTGGTGCGACCTGAACGGGCTGATCACACCGCGCCCGGCCGGCGGGTTCTCGCTCAATGGCGTCACCACCGACGGACGTCACTTGTTCGTGGTCGACATGCCGGTGGGCGAGCTGTTCCGGATCGACCTCCGGTCCGGCGCCGTGCGGCGGGTCGCGCTGCACGGGGGCGACGTGACGCATGGCGACGGCCTGGAGCTGGCCGGGCGGACCCTGTGGGTCGCACACAACACGTCCCAGACGATCAGCCGGTGGCGGCTGACTCCAGACGGCGGTGCGGCGCACCTGGAGCATCAGGTGACCGACCCGAGCCTCCAGATTCCGACCACGCTGGTCCGCGACCGGGGACGACTCCTCGTCGTGCGGTCGCAGTTCGACAAGGGCGGCCCGATGGGTCCGGGGACGCCGGAGGCGCCGTTCACGGTGGCGGAGGTGCGCGGGCTCTGA
- a CDS encoding MarR family winged helix-turn-helix transcriptional regulator → MTSMPISERIGSHLKRAEQALGATKAAVLKPSGLTVPQYAALLGLDENPGISAAALARRCGVTPPTMNTVLKNLQDRSLIERTPHEWHRNILETRLTEEGRAVLAEADERAVRVERALAAEFTDEERQALIGLLGRCVDLLEKVRP, encoded by the coding sequence ATGACGTCCATGCCGATCTCCGAGCGCATCGGCTCCCACCTCAAGCGGGCCGAACAGGCCCTGGGTGCGACCAAGGCCGCAGTACTGAAACCGTCGGGCCTGACCGTCCCCCAGTACGCCGCACTGCTCGGCCTCGACGAGAACCCGGGGATCTCGGCCGCGGCCCTGGCGCGCAGGTGCGGGGTCACGCCCCCGACCATGAACACGGTTCTGAAGAACCTCCAGGACCGCTCGCTGATCGAACGCACCCCGCACGAATGGCACCGGAACATCCTCGAGACTCGCCTGACCGAGGAGGGCCGCGCGGTCCTCGCCGAAGCCGACGAGCGGGCCGTCCGCGTGGAACGGGCCCTGGCCGCCGAGTTCACGGACGAGGAGCGGCAAGCACTGATCGGCCTGCTGGGTCGGTGCGTCGACCTCCTGGAGAAGGTCCGGCCGTAG
- a CDS encoding GNAT family N-acetyltransferase has protein sequence MTNRSTLTEAPMRQARNSAAFWIATGRCRGHEVVRRRGFVAVDGDERAGLRVLIQECGLEPGELAELSELVLHAPGPVVVEDPFSSTDLGHLGMRDWQMPVMLRPPGPVGGPALDAVRVRRPEDLQAAERIVIEGFELDGFEPYRPGELFPAALIEQPGVEVFVALRDGVPAGACVRVVDDGVGSHYWVGTSPAFRSRGVGRAVMLGALADLADLPFTLTASKLGRPLYESLGYVAAAPSTWWASVPVR, from the coding sequence ATGACGAACAGATCCACTTTGACCGAGGCGCCGATGCGTCAAGCTCGTAATTCCGCCGCTTTCTGGATCGCGACCGGTCGTTGCCGGGGGCACGAGGTCGTCCGGCGCCGCGGCTTCGTCGCGGTCGACGGCGACGAGCGCGCCGGCCTGCGGGTCCTGATCCAGGAGTGCGGCCTTGAGCCGGGCGAGCTGGCGGAGTTGAGCGAGTTGGTTCTCCACGCCCCGGGCCCGGTGGTCGTGGAGGATCCATTCAGCTCGACGGATCTTGGCCACCTGGGCATGCGCGACTGGCAGATGCCGGTCATGCTGCGCCCGCCCGGGCCCGTCGGCGGTCCGGCGCTCGACGCGGTCCGGGTTCGGCGGCCCGAGGACCTCCAGGCGGCCGAGCGGATCGTGATCGAGGGCTTCGAGCTGGACGGCTTCGAGCCGTACCGCCCCGGCGAGCTGTTCCCGGCGGCGCTGATCGAGCAGCCGGGCGTGGAGGTGTTCGTCGCCTTGCGCGACGGCGTGCCGGCGGGCGCGTGCGTCAGGGTGGTGGACGACGGCGTCGGGAGCCATTACTGGGTCGGCACGTCGCCGGCGTTCCGGTCGCGTGGCGTGGGACGGGCGGTCATGCTCGGTGCCCTCGCCGACCTGGCGGACCTGCCCTTCACGCTCACGGCTTCGAAGCTGGGCAGGCCGTTGTACGAGTCGCTGGGGTACGTCGCCGCTGCGCCCTCGACCTGGTGGGCCTCCGTCCCGGTGAGGTGA
- a CDS encoding glycoside hydrolase family 19 protein — MPRSRFSGRALALTALTAVLSALFTVAPAEAAEGSITGLAGKCVDVAAASSANGTAVQLYSCNGTNAQRWSNPGDGTLRALGKCLDVVDRGTGDGASVQLWDCSGGANQQWVVTAAHDIVNPAANKCLDVRDNNSADGTRLQIWTCTGGANQKWNAPASGGGTTPPPSTSGFVVSEAQFNQMFPSRNSFYTYSGLKAALSAYPGFATTGSDTVKRQEAAAFLANVNHETGGLVHIVEQNTANYPHYCDWNQPYGCPAGQAAYYGRGPIQLSWNFNYKAAGDALGIDLLNNPWRVEREPDIAMMTGLWYWNTQNGPGTMTPHNAMVNSAGFGQTIRSINGSLECDGRNPAQVQSRVDAYLRFTSILGVAPGANLYC, encoded by the coding sequence ATGCCCAGAAGTCGATTCTCCGGACGGGCCCTGGCCCTGACAGCGCTCACCGCCGTCCTCTCCGCCCTCTTCACCGTGGCGCCCGCCGAGGCCGCCGAGGGGTCCATCACCGGACTCGCCGGCAAGTGCGTCGACGTCGCGGCCGCGAGCAGCGCCAACGGCACCGCCGTCCAGCTCTACTCCTGCAACGGGACCAACGCCCAGCGTTGGTCCAACCCCGGTGACGGGACCCTCCGCGCCCTCGGCAAGTGCCTCGACGTCGTCGACCGCGGTACCGGCGACGGCGCCTCGGTCCAGCTGTGGGACTGCAGTGGTGGCGCCAACCAGCAGTGGGTGGTCACCGCCGCGCACGACATCGTCAACCCGGCCGCGAACAAGTGCCTGGACGTCCGGGACAACAACAGCGCCGACGGCACCCGGCTGCAGATCTGGACCTGTACCGGCGGGGCCAACCAGAAGTGGAACGCCCCCGCGAGCGGCGGCGGCACCACCCCGCCGCCGTCCACCTCCGGATTCGTCGTCTCCGAGGCCCAGTTCAACCAGATGTTCCCGAGCCGGAACTCCTTCTACACGTACTCCGGCCTCAAGGCCGCCCTCAGTGCGTACCCCGGCTTCGCCACCACCGGCAGCGACACCGTGAAGCGGCAGGAGGCCGCCGCGTTCCTCGCCAACGTGAACCACGAGACCGGCGGCCTCGTCCACATTGTCGAGCAGAACACCGCCAACTACCCGCACTACTGCGACTGGAACCAGCCGTACGGCTGCCCCGCCGGGCAGGCCGCGTACTACGGCCGCGGCCCCATCCAGCTCTCCTGGAACTTCAACTACAAGGCCGCCGGTGACGCCCTCGGCATCGACCTCCTGAACAACCCCTGGCGGGTCGAGCGCGAGCCGGACATCGCGATGATGACCGGCCTGTGGTACTGGAACACCCAGAACGGCCCCGGCACGATGACCCCGCACAACGCGATGGTCAACAGCGCCGGCTTCGGCCAGACGATCCGCTCCATCAACGGCTCCCTGGAGTGCGACGGCCGCAACCCGGCGCAGGTCCAGAGCCGGGTGGACGCCTATCTCCGGTTCACGTCCATCCTCGGGGTCGCGCCGGGCGCCAACCTCTACTGCTGA
- a CDS encoding HEAT repeat domain-containing protein, translating to MNPHIDRLVRQLDGEAAESYDARAELIWIGVDATPAIIDGLPALGGFGQLTAIEVFEEVGDPRCGPALIGLLDSDNPTVREWAAMALASLEIDGAVEPVRRAYLACLQRATPPDWTEPSGIRWALTELGARTPVVPSLTARLRATAAADAPGWPSTRFTEIINDLADHAQVILHSQFWRMDAGRT from the coding sequence ATGAACCCGCACATCGACAGACTCGTCCGGCAACTCGACGGCGAGGCAGCGGAGTCCTATGACGCCCGCGCGGAACTGATCTGGATCGGCGTGGACGCCACACCCGCCATCATCGACGGGCTACCCGCCCTCGGCGGCTTCGGTCAGCTGACCGCCATCGAGGTCTTCGAGGAGGTGGGCGATCCTCGCTGCGGCCCTGCCCTCATCGGCCTGCTGGACAGCGACAACCCGACCGTCCGCGAATGGGCGGCCATGGCCCTGGCGAGCCTGGAGATCGACGGCGCCGTCGAGCCCGTACGCCGCGCCTACCTCGCCTGCCTGCAGCGCGCGACCCCACCGGACTGGACCGAGCCCAGCGGCATCCGCTGGGCCCTGACCGAACTCGGCGCCCGCACCCCCGTCGTCCCCTCGCTCACCGCGCGCCTACGAGCCACCGCTGCGGCCGACGCCCCCGGCTGGCCCTCGACCCGCTTCACCGAGATCATCAACGACCTGGCCGACCACGCCCAGGTGATCCTCCACTCCCAGTTCTGGCGCATGGACGCCGGCCGCACCTAA
- a CDS encoding GNAT family N-acetyltransferase, with translation MIRGEKIGLRARHEEDIAVLQSELYDDVRTQALADSAPWRPIPPGSPKSPYAVGDHSDDIVYFSVVELASEKLAGEALLWGIDTYNRRAHLGLSLLPDFRGMGLGPDIVTALCAYGFEVRGLHRLQLETASSNTPMIRSAERAGFTVEGTFRESAWGYGEFVDEVVLAMVAPEWRKRN, from the coding sequence GTGATACGAGGCGAGAAGATCGGGCTGCGCGCCCGCCACGAAGAAGACATCGCCGTCCTGCAATCGGAACTGTATGACGACGTCAGAACGCAAGCCCTGGCCGATTCCGCACCATGGCGCCCCATTCCTCCGGGATCGCCGAAATCCCCCTACGCGGTGGGCGACCACTCCGACGACATCGTCTACTTCTCGGTCGTGGAACTGGCCTCGGAAAAACTCGCCGGAGAAGCCCTCCTCTGGGGCATCGACACCTACAACCGCCGCGCCCACCTGGGACTCTCGCTGCTCCCCGACTTCCGCGGAATGGGACTCGGACCGGACATCGTGACTGCCCTGTGCGCCTACGGATTCGAGGTGCGCGGCCTTCACCGTCTCCAACTCGAAACCGCCTCCTCCAACACCCCGATGATCCGCTCCGCCGAACGCGCCGGATTCACCGTCGAAGGCACCTTCCGCGAATCCGCCTGGGGCTACGGCGAATTCGTCGACGAAGTGGTCCTCGCCATGGTGGCCCCCGAGTGGCGCAAACGAAACTGA
- a CDS encoding ArsR/SmtB family transcription factor, protein MLRDLLDAANGGRLHPRLKGVRTDAAGLLEEITAALRAYWTAVLEPHWPKLIAALEADVLYRARRLADEGAQGLFNDIDRGLRWSNGALSVDEPGVEEQLDVRGRGLTFTPSLFCNRAVTLIDYSGPPRLWYPARGRGTVWGAGVVSHSHGLAELLGRSRARILEVLSQPLSTTELARRLELSPGAVSQHLGILHRARLLDRARHGHAILYSRTPLGDRLVG, encoded by the coding sequence GTGCTGCGCGATCTCCTCGACGCCGCGAACGGCGGCCGGCTGCACCCCCGGCTGAAGGGGGTGAGAACCGATGCGGCGGGTCTCCTGGAGGAGATCACCGCGGCCCTCCGGGCCTACTGGACGGCGGTGCTCGAACCGCACTGGCCGAAACTGATCGCGGCCCTGGAGGCGGACGTGCTGTACCGGGCCAGACGGCTGGCCGACGAAGGCGCCCAGGGACTCTTCAACGACATCGACCGCGGCCTGCGCTGGAGCAACGGCGCGCTCAGCGTGGACGAACCGGGCGTCGAGGAGCAACTGGACGTCCGGGGCCGCGGACTCACCTTCACGCCCTCGCTGTTCTGCAACCGCGCGGTGACCCTCATCGACTACTCCGGGCCGCCCCGCCTGTGGTACCCGGCACGCGGACGCGGCACGGTATGGGGCGCCGGCGTGGTCTCCCACAGCCACGGCCTGGCCGAACTGCTCGGCCGCAGCCGCGCCCGGATCCTGGAGGTCCTCAGCCAGCCGCTCAGCACCACCGAACTCGCCCGCCGCCTGGAACTGAGCCCCGGAGCGGTCAGCCAGCACCTCGGCATCCTGCACCGCGCCCGCCTCCTGGACCGGGCCCGGCACGGTCACGCGATCCTGTACTCCCGCACCCCGCTCGGCGACCGGCTGGTCGGGTGA
- a CDS encoding amino acid adenylation domain-containing protein, whose protein sequence is MASRTSDHPSEIFARTPAVSSEPNGEASGDRPDRLPVARAQRALWLLDRLHPGRPLYNVPFAVRLRGHLDVPALDRALSRVAERHEVLRTVFPEHAGEPYAQVLTDPTVPLVQVDLRDLPLAAREEEALATLRGWADAPFDLAGGRLFRAGLLRLADDEHLLGLFLHHIVCDGPSVHVLFEELGAFYAGKEELPPLPLQFTDYAERQGDGAPDPAALDWWQEHLDGAPTRLALPTDRPAPGRRSGRGDTHTVRLPRELVEAGAALGRSLRTTPFTVMTAAYAALLGRLTGATDLLIGTPVTGRTEEEYEPLIGFFVNTVPLRIDLSGDPDFRELVRRVRSATLASVTHAGVPFEALVDRMRVERDPGTVPLVQAMLTFESRPLAEPDFPGLASELLPLLPSAAKFDLDVMIVRAPDGSGDYDLSLTYNTDLFEAGTVEAFARRFHRLLDAGAHDPGLPLHRLPLLTPEEERAAAEVWNPARTPRDPDALVPVHDWVRRHAATSPDAPAVTSAAGTLTYAELDRAAERLAHGLTREGVRPGDVVGILLPRGADLVTALLGVLGSGAAYLPLDLTHPAGHLRRILAAAGVRHVLTDGASAPRLEQTGARVLDVHETGASGRREQRDEPAPLPHPDALAYVLFTSGSTGEPKGVGVPHRALANHAAAIRHAYRLQAGDRVLQFANVAFDVAAEELFPTWAAGACAVLCEQPPVPEDLTRLLDEHAVTVANLPSSYWQRWDAAIDGGASPQARALRLLVVGSEPVDPSALRGWQARGGAPVVNAYGLTETTITSLAHEVPAPFADTVVPVGTPIGGVRAYVLDDGLGQLPPGVPGELYVGGAGLARGYLDRPGATAERFLPDPFSPEPGARMHRTGDLARRRPSGGIEVLGRIDTQLKVRGYRIEPGEVEAALCGHPDVVQAAVAARPGADGVVRLTAYVVTRSGAVPPDLREQLTGRLPAHLVPGSLTALPALPLLPSGKVDRSALPEPVAPAPHAGAGAAPGTDLERLLCGIWQEVLGLDEVGVHENFFDLGGTSYGLAAVHVRLREHSGGRLPLVALYEYPTIAALARHLADTADGAGPEGQTPAGSATGSPAPEGPRAAAPQNTALSAGRDRLRRRRLQQQ, encoded by the coding sequence ATGGCCTCTCGCACATCCGACCACCCGTCGGAGATATTTGCCCGTACACCAGCGGTCAGCAGCGAGCCAAACGGGGAAGCGTCCGGTGACCGACCGGACCGTCTGCCTGTCGCCCGCGCCCAGCGGGCCCTGTGGCTGCTGGACCGACTGCATCCCGGTCGCCCGCTCTACAACGTGCCCTTCGCCGTCCGGCTCCGGGGACACCTCGACGTCCCCGCCCTGGACCGCGCGCTGTCCCGTGTCGCCGAACGGCACGAGGTGCTGCGCACGGTCTTCCCGGAGCACGCCGGCGAACCGTACGCCCAGGTCCTGACCGACCCCACCGTCCCGCTCGTCCAGGTGGACCTGCGCGATCTCCCCCTCGCCGCACGGGAGGAGGAGGCGCTGGCCACGCTGCGCGGCTGGGCCGACGCACCGTTCGACCTGGCCGGCGGGCGGCTCTTCCGGGCCGGCCTGCTGCGCCTCGCGGACGACGAGCACCTGCTCGGGCTGTTCCTGCACCACATCGTGTGCGACGGCCCGTCCGTGCACGTGCTCTTCGAGGAGCTCGGCGCCTTTTACGCGGGCAAGGAGGAACTTCCTCCGCTTCCCCTGCAGTTCACCGACTACGCAGAACGGCAGGGCGACGGTGCGCCCGACCCGGCGGCCCTGGACTGGTGGCAGGAGCACCTCGACGGCGCCCCGACCCGGCTCGCCCTGCCCACCGACCGTCCCGCGCCCGGCCGGCGCAGCGGCCGGGGCGACACTCACACCGTCCGGCTGCCCCGGGAGCTCGTCGAGGCGGGCGCGGCGCTCGGCCGAAGCCTGCGCACGACCCCGTTCACGGTGATGACCGCCGCCTACGCCGCGCTGCTCGGCCGCCTCACCGGCGCCACCGACCTGCTGATCGGCACCCCCGTGACCGGCCGCACGGAGGAGGAGTACGAGCCTCTGATCGGCTTCTTCGTCAACACCGTGCCGCTGCGCATCGATCTGAGCGGCGATCCGGACTTCCGCGAGCTGGTGCGGAGGGTGCGCTCGGCGACCCTCGCGTCCGTCACGCACGCCGGCGTGCCGTTCGAGGCGCTGGTGGACAGGATGCGGGTCGAACGGGACCCGGGGACCGTGCCGCTCGTCCAGGCCATGCTCACCTTCGAGTCCCGGCCGCTGGCCGAACCGGACTTCCCGGGGCTCGCCTCGGAACTGCTGCCGCTGCTGCCGTCGGCCGCCAAGTTCGACCTGGACGTCATGATCGTGCGCGCGCCGGACGGCAGCGGCGACTACGACCTCTCGCTCACGTACAACACCGATCTGTTCGAGGCCGGCACGGTCGAGGCGTTCGCGCGCCGCTTCCACCGCCTCCTCGACGCGGGCGCCCACGACCCCGGCCTGCCCTTGCACCGGCTGCCGCTGCTCACCCCGGAGGAGGAGCGGGCCGCGGCGGAGGTGTGGAACCCGGCGCGGACGCCGCGCGACCCCGACGCGCTCGTGCCGGTGCACGACTGGGTACGCCGGCACGCGGCCACGAGCCCCGACGCGCCCGCGGTGACGTCGGCGGCGGGCACCCTGACGTACGCGGAACTCGACCGCGCCGCGGAACGCCTCGCCCACGGGCTCACCCGGGAGGGCGTGCGGCCCGGTGACGTGGTCGGCATCCTGCTGCCCCGCGGCGCCGATCTGGTCACCGCGCTCCTGGGGGTGCTCGGTTCCGGTGCCGCCTACCTCCCGCTGGACCTCACCCACCCCGCCGGGCATCTGCGGAGGATCCTGGCGGCGGCCGGCGTCCGGCACGTCCTCACCGACGGTGCCTCCGCTCCGCGGCTGGAGCAGACGGGGGCCCGGGTCCTCGACGTCCACGAGACCGGGGCGTCCGGCCGCCGGGAGCAGCGGGACGAGCCGGCCCCGCTCCCCCACCCCGACGCCCTCGCCTATGTCCTGTTCACCTCCGGGTCGACCGGCGAGCCCAAGGGCGTGGGCGTCCCGCACCGCGCCCTCGCCAACCACGCGGCGGCCATCCGGCACGCCTACCGGCTGCAGGCGGGCGACCGGGTGCTGCAGTTCGCCAACGTCGCCTTCGACGTGGCCGCCGAGGAGCTGTTCCCGACCTGGGCGGCGGGCGCCTGCGCGGTGCTGTGCGAACAGCCGCCGGTGCCCGAGGACCTGACCCGGCTGCTCGACGAGCACGCCGTCACCGTGGCGAACCTGCCGTCGAGCTACTGGCAGCGGTGGGACGCGGCGATCGACGGCGGCGCCTCCCCGCAGGCCCGCGCGCTGCGCCTGCTGGTGGTGGGCAGCGAGCCGGTCGACCCCTCGGCGCTCCGGGGCTGGCAGGCCCGCGGCGGCGCTCCGGTCGTCAACGCGTACGGGCTGACCGAGACGACGATCACCTCGCTCGCCCACGAGGTGCCGGCCCCCTTCGCGGACACCGTGGTGCCGGTCGGCACCCCCATCGGCGGCGTGCGCGCCTATGTCCTCGACGACGGCCTGGGGCAGCTCCCGCCGGGTGTGCCCGGCGAGCTGTACGTCGGCGGCGCCGGACTCGCGCGGGGCTATCTGGACCGGCCCGGGGCGACGGCCGAGCGCTTCCTGCCCGACCCGTTCTCGCCCGAGCCCGGCGCCCGGATGCACCGCACCGGCGACCTGGCCCGGCGGCGGCCCTCGGGCGGTATCGAGGTGCTCGGCCGGATCGACACGCAGCTGAAGGTGCGGGGTTACCGCATCGAGCCCGGCGAGGTGGAGGCCGCCCTGTGCGGCCACCCCGATGTGGTGCAGGCGGCGGTCGCCGCCCGGCCCGGCGCCGACGGCGTCGTACGGCTCACGGCCTACGTGGTGACCCGCTCCGGTGCCGTACCGCCCGACCTGCGCGAGCAGTTGACGGGGCGCCTTCCGGCCCATCTCGTGCCCGGGTCCCTCACCGCCCTGCCGGCCCTGCCGCTGCTGCCCAGCGGCAAGGTCGACCGCTCCGCCCTGCCCGAACCCGTCGCCCCGGCGCCGCACGCCGGAGCCGGCGCGGCACCCGGCACCGACCTGGAGCGGCTGCTCTGCGGGATCTGGCAGGAGGTGCTCGGTCTCGACGAGGTGGGTGTGCACGAGAACTTCTTCGACCTCGGCGGCACATCGTACGGTCTGGCCGCGGTCCACGTCCGGCTGCGCGAGCACAGCGGTGGACGGCTGCCGCTGGTCGCGCTGTACGAGTACCCGACGATCGCGGCCCTCGCCCGCCACCTGGCCGACACGGCCGACGGCGCCGGCCCGGAAGGCCAGACCCCGGCAGGCTCCGCCACGGGAAGCCCCGCCCCGGAAGGCCCTCGTGCGGCGGCCCCGCAGAACACGGCTCTCAGCGCCGGCCGGGACCGGCTGCGCCGGCGCCGGCTCCAGCAGCAGTGA
- a CDS encoding MbtH family protein: MSTESAVRRSTEPEARRYVVVRNDEEQYSIWPDGRALPSGWHDQGFSGPKEECLEHIRGVWTDLRPRSLRETAGH; encoded by the coding sequence ATGTCCACCGAGTCCGCCGTGCGGCGGTCCACCGAACCCGAGGCGCGACGCTACGTCGTCGTGCGCAACGACGAGGAGCAGTACTCGATCTGGCCGGACGGCCGGGCCCTGCCAAGCGGCTGGCACGACCAGGGGTTCTCGGGCCCCAAGGAGGAATGCCTGGAGCACATCCGCGGGGTGTGGACCGATCTGCGCCCCCGGTCCCTGCGCGAGACGGCGGGTCACTGA